A part of Astatotilapia calliptera chromosome 15, fAstCal1.2, whole genome shotgun sequence genomic DNA contains:
- the LOC113006742 gene encoding uncharacterized protein LOC113006742, with translation MAALPAERLQVAPPFTYIGVDVFGPWGIVSRRTRGGVSNSKRWAVMFSCMCSRAVHIEVIEAMSASSFINALRRLFAVRGPAKQIRSDCGTNFVGASRELGMDKENSGFDRVEKYLSKQSCTWVFNPPHASHMGGAWERMIGIARRILDCMLLEQRKSRLTHEVLTTLMAEVAAIMNARPIIPVSSDPESPCILTPAMLLTLKTGSAPPLPSGKFEEADLFREEWKQVQGLADMFWNRWRREYLKTLQLRHKWQGKQPNLQEGDVVLLKDDRAERNEWPMGIITKAFPGKDGLVRRVEVEVVKDGNRRGFSRPITEVVLLLSPKSDSAN, from the coding sequence ATGGCAGCCCTGCCGGCAGAACGGTTACAAGTAGCACCTCCCTTCACCTACATAGGTGTCGATGTCTTTGGACCGTGGGGCATCGTTTCACGCCGCACAAGAGGAGGAGTTTCGAACTCCAAGCGATGGGCGGTGATGTTCTCGTGTATGTGTTCCAGGGCAGTGCACATTGAGGTGATCGAAGCCATGAGTGCCAGCAGCTTTATTAACGCCTTGAGGAGATTATTTGCGGTCAGGGGCCCCGCGAAGCAGATACGCTCGGACTGCGGAACTAACTTCGTCGGCGCTTCCCGTGAGCTGGGGATGGACAAGGAAAACTCAGGGTTCGACAGGGTGGAGAAGTACCTCAGTAAACAGAGCTGCACCTGGGTGTTTAACCCACCCCATGCATCCCATATGGGTGGCGCATGGGAGAGGATGATCGGCATTGCCCGCCGTATCTTGGACTGCATGCTGCTTGAACAGAGAAAGTCTCGCCTGACGCACGAGGTTCTGACCACGCTTATGGCCGAGGTAGCAGCAATTATGAACGCAAGGCCGATCATTCCAGTGTCATCCGACCCCGAGTCGCCCTGCATCCTCACACCAGCCATGCTCCTGACTCTCAAAACAGGCTCCGCGCCTCCTTTGCCGTCAGGCAAGTTCGAGGAAGCAGATCTCTTCAGGGAGGAGTGGAAACAAGTTCAGGGCCTGGCAGACATGTTTTGGAACAGATGGAGGCGTGAATACCTCAAAACACTGCAACTTCGACACAAGTGGCAAGGGAAACAGCCGAATCTTCAAGAAGGGGACGTAGTTCTCTTAAAGGATGATCGGGCAGAGAGAAATGAGTGGCCCATGGGCATCATCACGAAAGCCTTTCCAGGGAAGGACGGTCTGGTCCGGAGAGTCGAAGTGGAGGTCGTTAAAGATGGAAATAGAAGAGGATTCTCTCGTCCCATTACAGAAGTAGTTCTGCTTCTTTCTCCAAAGTCTGACTCTGCCAATTGA